The Bacteroidota bacterium genome includes a region encoding these proteins:
- a CDS encoding T9SS type A sorting domain-containing protein: PIYSLLGSSPLQVEATTSRVGTPPRPADRALLLHPNPQQAGHRLSAHNPTSGPARYTLDSAQGQQLSQHQVAPGQSLSLSLSSPGLYSVRIETVTGTYWQKLSVY; encoded by the coding sequence AGCCCATCTACAGCCTGCTCGGCAGCAGCCCCCTGCAGGTAGAGGCGACCACGAGCCGTGTCGGCACCCCGCCCCGCCCCGCAGACCGCGCCCTGCTGCTACACCCCAACCCGCAACAAGCCGGCCACCGCCTAAGTGCGCACAACCCCACCAGCGGCCCCGCTCGCTACACGCTGGACAGCGCCCAGGGCCAGCAGCTCAGCCAGCACCAGGTAGCGCCCGGTCAGTCACTCAGCCTCAGCCTGAGCAGCCCCGGCCTGTACAGCGTCCGTATCGAGACGGTAACCGGCACCTACTGGCAAAAGCTGAGCGTGTACTAG